A single genomic interval of Deltaproteobacteria bacterium harbors:
- a CDS encoding ABC transporter permease has protein sequence MTIFFKIAWRNILRNKRRSFITISAVSFGLAAVIFLWSFVDGFQYQMKEGIKSLITGDIQIYPKGAEGLYNVNIFIEDPAEVRKILAETPGIEKYVERILTSGIISSANNSMMTFVVGADPATENKFNPKNYLTAGRDITTADEHETVIGEPMAKQLEVGLGDKVVVVMQDRYGSLVGESFRVVGIFKTGSDQIDHSTVYLNQPIVQRMLALEQQKTKIIIRTYPDLPIKPILETLRAKLDLSKYKVSPWEEIAPMLSQLVEFQQRMIFIVVVIVLSILGTGVLNTLMMSYIERIREFGLMKALGTKDPQVALLLFLETLWLTFVGTVMGAGLGMGIAAILAKRGIDLSRFGETFSNFFIGTTIYPKIHWEHVGLAILVVLCANLLAAFYPAWKAAKLEPMEAMRQVG, from the coding sequence GTGACGATTTTTTTTAAAATTGCTTGGCGTAATATCCTGCGCAACAAACGCAGATCTTTTATTACGATTAGCGCGGTTTCTTTTGGATTAGCGGCGGTAATTTTTTTGTGGAGTTTTGTAGATGGCTTTCAATATCAAATGAAAGAAGGGATTAAGAGCCTTATTACCGGCGACATTCAAATTTATCCCAAAGGTGCCGAAGGTCTTTACAATGTTAATATTTTTATCGAAGACCCCGCAGAAGTGCGAAAGATTTTAGCCGAAACCCCTGGCATTGAAAAATATGTTGAAAGAATTTTAACCTCAGGGATTATTTCTTCAGCCAATAATTCTATGATGACCTTTGTGGTGGGGGCGGATCCAGCGACCGAAAATAAATTTAACCCCAAAAATTATCTAACCGCAGGCCGCGATATTACGACCGCTGATGAGCATGAGACCGTGATTGGCGAACCCATGGCCAAACAGCTCGAAGTGGGTTTAGGCGATAAGGTCGTGGTGGTGATGCAAGATCGCTATGGGTCATTGGTGGGCGAATCTTTTCGGGTGGTGGGGATTTTTAAGACGGGTTCGGATCAAATTGACCATTCCACAGTTTATTTGAATCAACCCATTGTGCAACGCATGTTGGCCTTGGAGCAGCAAAAAACCAAGATCATCATTCGAACTTATCCCGATCTTCCCATCAAGCCCATTCTTGAAACACTTCGCGCAAAACTTGACCTTAGCAAATACAAAGTTTCGCCTTGGGAAGAGATTGCACCCATGCTTTCGCAATTAGTCGAATTTCAACAACGCATGATTTTTATTGTAGTGGTGATTGTGCTGAGTATTTTAGGGACCGGAGTTTTGAATACCCTCATGATGTCTTATATCGAGCGCATTCGAGAATTTGGTTTGATGAAGGCGCTTGGTACCAAAGACCCACAAGTGGCCTTATTACTTTTTCTAGAAACACTGTGGCTTACCTTTGTGGGTACAGTCATGGGAGCAGGCCTAGGCATGGGCATTGCCGCTATTTTGGCAAAAAGGGGGATCGATCTTTCTCGTTTTGGAGAAACCTTTTCTAACTTTTTTATTGGCACTACTATTTATCCAAAGATTCATTGGGAACACGTGGGGCTAGCCATTTTAGTTGTGCTTTGTGCTAATCTCTTAGCTGCTTTTTACCCAGCCTGGAAGGCCGCTAAGTTAGAACCGATGGAAGCCATGAGACAAGTGGGATGA
- a CDS encoding ABC transporter ATP-binding protein, with amino-acid sequence MITLKNLSKTYHSDGIAVEALKNINLEIKQGQFVTLAGPSGSGKSTLLHLLGALDHPTEGKILIDGQDLSSLNKNQLAEFRLHKIGFVFQAYNLISVLTAYENVEYVMLLQGVALKQRRQRAEELLVRVGLANYIHTRPIHMSGGQQQRVAVARAIAANPALVLADEPTANLDSKTGADLISLFRELGESFAMTFVVASHDPMVIEKTQTLIRLKDGEVVEDR; translated from the coding sequence ATGATTACTCTCAAAAACCTTTCTAAAACCTATCATTCCGATGGAATTGCGGTGGAAGCGCTCAAGAATATCAATTTGGAAATCAAGCAAGGTCAATTTGTAACCCTAGCAGGGCCCTCGGGTTCGGGCAAATCCACACTCTTGCATCTTTTAGGGGCGCTGGATCACCCTACCGAAGGCAAGATTTTGATTGATGGGCAGGATCTATCTTCTCTCAACAAAAACCAGTTGGCAGAATTTCGTTTGCACAAAATCGGTTTTGTTTTTCAGGCCTATAATTTAATTTCGGTGCTTACCGCTTATGAAAATGTTGAGTATGTGATGTTGCTGCAAGGGGTTGCGCTCAAGCAACGCAGACAAAGGGCTGAAGAATTACTCGTGCGGGTGGGGTTGGCTAATTATATTCATACTCGCCCTATTCATATGAGCGGAGGCCAACAACAGCGCGTGGCGGTAGCCCGGGCCATTGCCGCTAATCCAGCCCTTGTTTTAGCCGATGAACCCACGGCCAATCTCGACTCCAAAACCGGGGCAGATTTAATTTCTCTCTTTCGAGAATTGGGAGAATCTTTTGCCATGACCTTTGTGGTGGCCTCGCATGACCCGATGGTGATTGAAAAAACTCAAACCTTGATTCGTTTAAAAGACGGTGAAGTGGTGGAGGATCGGTGA